GACGTTCAGTTGGGCGTGGGGCTGGTCGTGACCTCCTTCCCGGCGAAGGTTATGGGAACGATCACGCGTCGGCCCCGGTCGACGGTCCCGGCTGGCGCTTGCGCATGGAGGGACCCTTGACCGTGATGCGGTGGGCGGCCTGCAAGACGCGGTCGAGCACGGCCTCGGCCAAGGTCGGGTCCGCCATGGCCGCGTGCCACTTCTCGACGGGCAGCTGGCTGGCCAC
This genomic interval from Actinomycetota bacterium contains the following:
- a CDS encoding ATP-binding protein, with the protein product MASQLPVEKWHAAMADPTLAEAVLDRVLQAAHRITVKGPSMRKRQPGPSTGADA